The proteins below are encoded in one region of Belonocnema kinseyi isolate 2016_QV_RU_SX_M_011 chromosome 1, B_treatae_v1, whole genome shotgun sequence:
- the LOC117178175 gene encoding zinc finger MYM-type protein 1-like: MAKKKGPGKRDKFTSPSIQNEIIDACYEILTQKAISKFKTAKFYSILTDKTQDLTTIEQVTLCIRYVSEKNEGHHIVCEDFLRFIPTDTTTGQGFDEASNMSGQYKRVQAIIRNNYAPHALYVHCAAHSLNLAISITSNVPAIRDCLGTLENVYNFLHTPKRKPILENTIEESDETLRTKSLKRLNLTRWVSKYEAVNDFYELFPFVYETLDEMRTSEKEAKNLKNAMDFEFLICLHIINVIFQLSLPLSRELQRVNLDLVQAMDLAKDLREEVKRIRAKEDAFYEIYEASKKIAENLDIEIKHKRIARRQKNRANPEVQSTKDYFHVTVFNPFLDFYIMDLGERFTKHENILEGFSALFKHDLNEIEKVADKFIKTVEFYQEFLTAGPHAVLVELEVWKGYLIRRGDIKPGNSLDALDHCPEENFPNINVLLRILATLPVSTSTAERTFSSLKRIKTILRNTTKENRLNRLAALAIHHDIAITADEVIDELSKKSRKLGFLL, from the exons ATGGCGAAAAAAA AAGGTCCAGGAAAACGGGATAAATTTACGAGTCCGTCTATACAGAATGAAATTATCGACGCTTGTTATGAAATTTTGACCCAAAAGGCAATATCTAAATtcaaaactgcaaaattttactcaattttGACGGATAAAACACAAGATTTGACTACCATCGAGCAGGTTACACTGTGCATTCGATATGTGAGCGAGAAAAACGAAGGCCATCATATTGTGTgtgaagattttttgaggtttaTCCCAACAGATACCACTACAG GCCAAGGATTCGATGAGGCAAGTAATATGTCCGGTCAATATAAACGTGTTCAGGCAATTATACGTAATAATTATGCGCCTCATGCTTTATACGTCCATTGTGCCGCACATTCTTTGAATCTTGCTATATCCATCACTAGCAACGTACCAGCTATCAGAGATTGCCTCGGTACCCTTGAAAATGTCTACAATTTCTTGCATACACCTAAAAGAAAACCCATTTTGGAAAACACGATTGAAGAATCTGATGAAACTCTGCGaacgaaatctttaaaaagattgaaCCTGACTCGATGGGTTTCGAAATATGAGGCCGTCAACGATTTTTATGAGTTATTCCCATTCGTTTACGAAACTCTAGATGAAATGAGAACCTCGGAAAAAGAAGCCAAAAATCTGAAAAACGCcatggattttgaatttttaatatgcttGCATATtatcaatgtaatttttcaactttcGTTGCCTTTGAGTCGCGAATTGCAAAGGGTTAATTTAGATTTGGTTCAAGCCATGGATCTCGCCAAAGATTTGCGCGAGGAAGTAAAAAGGATTCGCGCAAAAGAAGACgctttttatgaaatttacgaagcttcgaaaaaaattgctgaaaatcttGACATTGAGATCAAACACAAAAGAATAGCGCGTAGACAAAAAAATCGGGCAAATCCTGAAGTTCAAAGTACGAAAGATTATTTTCATGTGACAGTGTTCAATCCTTTCCTAGATTTTTATATCATGGATCTTGGAGAAAGATTCACTAAACATGAAAATATCTTAGAAGGATTTTCGGCTCTTTTCAAGCACGATTTGAACGAAATCGAAAAAGTAGCTGATAAATTCATCAAGACAGTCGAGTTTTATCAGGAATTTCTCACTGCGGGGCCACATGCTGTTCTTGTCGAATTAGAAGTGTGGAAGGGATATTTAATTCGTAGAGGCGATATCAAACCTGGAAACTCATTGGATGCGCTTGATCATTGTCCAGAAGAAAATTTTCCGAATATCAATGTATTGCTGAGGATATTAGCTACTTTACCGGTATCGACATCTACTGCAGAACGCACTTTCTCAAGTTTGAAACGGATAAAGACGATTCTGAGAAATACGACAAAAGAA AATCGCTTGAATCGATTGGCTGCTCTGGCTATTCATCATGACATTGCAATCACAGCTGATGAAGTCATAGATGAGTTATCGAAAAAATCCCGAAAACTTGGTTTCCTTCTTTAA